The Salinispora tropica CNB-440 genome has a window encoding:
- the proS gene encoding proline--tRNA ligase, with protein sequence MARVLTPRAEDFPRWYQDLIAKAKLADNGPVRGTMVIRPAGYAIWERMQAEMDNRIKAAGAENAYFPLFIPEGHLKREAEHVEGFSPELAVVTHGGGKQLAEPVVVRPTSETVIGEFMAKWVDSYRDLPLLLNQWANVVRWELRPRIFLRTSEFLWQEGHTAHTTREDARAYARRILHEAYEDLMVNVLAIPVQVGLKTARERFAGATATYTLEGMMGDGKALQLGTSHELGQNFGRAFDISYTSAEGGREYAWTTSWGTSTRMLGGLIMCHGDDDGLRVPPKLAPVQAYVMVVKDGEGVGEAAARLHDALRDAGVRVALDDRTDTPFGRRAVDAELRGYPVRVEIGPRDLAAGNAVVVRRTDGSKSPVPVADVVGVVRAALDADQQALHDQALARRQARTREVGTLAEAIEAAATGWARVPWSVVGAKGEAEANAEGVTVRCLIRADGSVPDSEDEPDLVAVLSRAY encoded by the coding sequence ATGGCGCGCGTGCTCACTCCCCGTGCGGAGGACTTTCCCCGCTGGTACCAGGACCTGATCGCCAAGGCGAAGCTGGCCGACAACGGCCCGGTCCGGGGGACCATGGTGATCCGACCAGCCGGCTACGCCATCTGGGAGCGGATGCAGGCCGAGATGGACAACCGGATCAAGGCTGCCGGCGCGGAGAACGCGTACTTCCCGCTCTTCATCCCGGAGGGCCACCTCAAACGCGAGGCCGAGCACGTCGAGGGCTTCTCACCGGAGCTGGCGGTGGTCACCCACGGCGGCGGCAAGCAGCTCGCCGAGCCGGTCGTGGTTCGCCCGACCAGCGAGACCGTCATCGGCGAGTTCATGGCCAAGTGGGTCGACTCGTACCGGGACCTGCCGTTGCTGCTCAACCAGTGGGCGAACGTGGTCCGCTGGGAGCTGCGCCCCCGCATCTTCCTGCGCACCAGCGAGTTCCTCTGGCAGGAGGGGCACACCGCGCACACGACCCGCGAGGACGCCCGCGCCTACGCGCGACGAATTCTGCACGAGGCGTACGAGGACCTGATGGTCAACGTCCTCGCCATCCCGGTGCAGGTCGGCCTCAAGACCGCCCGGGAGCGGTTCGCCGGTGCGACCGCCACCTACACCCTCGAGGGCATGATGGGTGACGGCAAGGCGCTCCAGCTGGGCACCAGCCACGAGCTGGGGCAGAACTTCGGCCGCGCCTTCGACATCAGCTACACCTCGGCTGAGGGCGGCCGGGAGTACGCCTGGACCACCTCGTGGGGCACCTCCACCCGGATGCTCGGTGGTCTGATCATGTGCCACGGTGACGACGACGGTCTGCGGGTGCCGCCGAAGCTCGCGCCGGTCCAGGCGTACGTGATGGTCGTCAAGGACGGCGAGGGAGTCGGCGAGGCCGCGGCGCGGCTGCACGACGCGCTGCGGGATGCCGGCGTCCGGGTCGCGCTCGACGACCGGACCGACACCCCCTTCGGCCGTCGCGCTGTTGACGCGGAGTTGCGTGGCTACCCGGTCCGCGTCGAGATCGGCCCCCGCGACCTGGCCGCGGGGAACGCGGTCGTGGTACGGCGGACGGACGGGTCGAAGTCGCCGGTGCCGGTGGCCGACGTGGTCGGTGTGGTGCGCGCGGCTCTCGACGCCGACCAGCAGGCGCTACACGACCAGGCGCTCGCCCGTCGGCAGGCGCGGACGCGTGAGGTGGGGACCCTGGCCGAGGCGATCGAGGCGGCGGCGACGGGCTGGGCCCGGGTGCCGTGGTCGGTGGTCGGCGCCAAGGGCGAGGCGGAGGCGAACGCCGAGGGCGTCACCGTGCGGTGCCTGATCCGGGCCGATGGCTCGGTGCCGGACAGCGAGGACGAGCCAGACCTGGTCGCCGTCCTGTCCCGAGCCTACTGA